From Drosophila santomea strain STO CAGO 1482 chromosome 2R, Prin_Dsan_1.1, whole genome shotgun sequence:
GCTCAGCGGCACAGGTGGCTGCCGTCCAGCTTTCCGGCTCGGCGTTCTTGAATGTTGTGTCATCCAGTTCATGGAGTCGTGTATCCACAGGCTGAATATAATAGCCCGAGTCCTGCTTACTAGTGCCATCCAAATTGTGGAATGTGCGTTGAGTGTGCTGATGGCAAAATAAAGGATAAGTTTCATAAATGTATCTTAACATGTGTATCTTTAAACCTACCAGCACATAATAACGCTGAGGCGCCAATTGCTTCGCAAATGGAAAACCAGCTGATGTGCAAGCCAAGatgatgaaaataattgtgatCACACCAAACGATGAAAACACAATCTTGGGATTTCGGAACTTGTGCATGATGGGAATCTGCAAGGATATGCTTAGTATATCTTGAAACAAAATCGTTAACTAAATGAACTTACGACAAAGCCAGCATAGTTGATAGTGGTAGCAATGATAAAGAGTGATATCATTATATCGGGTGTACTTTCGGGGCCATCGCGACCCTCCATGGGCACAAAGGTGACCAGAGTTGCATAGCAGATGTAGGTGTAGAAGAAGAAGGGCAGCAGCTGGAACAGCAGGTGAACTGTCACGAAGTAGCTCTCTAAAGGGGCAAAAGAAATCCTTTAAAAATCCTGATGTCTAGAAAATCTTGTCCAAATACTCACTCTTCAGGGTGAGCTTCAGTACTATTTGCAACAGGACGGAAAGCGTGTAGAAGAAGATGCCCACCATGAAAAAGTAGCTGGAGCGAATGGCCATGATGGTCATGATGATGCAGAGCAGGGCCAGCAGGATGCACTGGGCGTGCATGAAGCAGGCGATGGTCTGATCCAACTTCATGTTCGTTTTCCTCTTCGTATATCCGATATAAGTGGCCGGAAGTATGCCAAAGGCGAAGAACAAGGTGCAGAAGTACAGGCCAAAGACCATCCATTTTCCGTAGTACCAGGATTCGGCTAGACCCACACCTTGCATAAACACCGCCACCAAGAGGGTCAAGCCGCAGGCCACAAACAGAGTGCCCGCTTGGACCAGGAAGATGATGGCAAATCTCATGACCACAGCCTTCGGCGCATCTGCACCATTGTCCAATGTCATGATGTACAGAGAAGTGCCGATGCAAACGAAGGCCGCCACAGAAACCACCACATTGATGGCTATGCTCACGGATTCCGTATAGGTCATCATGAACCAGCCCAAGAAGTCATAGTACACGGTGTGACCCTTCTCATACGCCGTGGTGTTATCCAGCTCTGGAGCATTGGCCAGTGCCCAAATCAGGGGCAATACGTTCTCGCCGGTCGACTGGTAGGTGCCGTATTCCACGTTCTTGAAGTTATCGAACTCGGTGTGGTACACATAGCCATTCATCACACTGGCCATATCCAGGCCAGGAACGCCGCCGTAATCGCGGAAGATGCGGAAATCGGTGTCCGAGGGAATGAAGTTGTGCTGGAAGAGCTCTTCGGCCAAAGTCTGAGCATATGGATGCGGAACACTGGCTTGGTAGTATTTCGCCAGCCAAGGGTGATTGGGACCCGTTTGGAAGAGCACCTCACGGCCACCAGCTCCAGTCGAGTCCAGATTCACCAAAGCTCTGACATTCGTAGAGAGGAAATGGATGAGTGATTTCCGTTTTTTACTCTTAGAAGTCATACAAAAAACTTACTTGCAATTCTTGGACCATTTGTGCTGTGTGATAAATCCGTGGGAGCCCAGCATACAAGCCTCCTCGGCGCCATTGAAAAGGAAGACCACGGGATGTGTGAGGGTTTTTTCGGAGCGCGAGATTACGCGCAGGGTTTCCAGCATGACAACCACCATGACGCCATCATCTCCAGCAGCAGGTGTTTGCACCTCCGAATCGTAGTGGGAGTTGACCAGCAGATAGTTCTCGTTGTCTGAGCTCTTCTGCGATATTTTTACTATCACATTAGAGAGATTGGTGTAGGAAATGGTCATGCCCCACAAATGGAAGCCACCGGAAGAGTACTGTGTGTCCACTTCAATGTCATAGAGATCCAAACGCGCCTCGTCCTTAATCTTCTGGATCTCTCGCATCAGGAAATTGATCGTGTGCACCTCGTTGTTGATGGAGCCACTCATCTTGTTGCCAATTGCCGAGTACTCGGCCAACTGGCGCATCGCCCGCTCGCCGATGAACTCATCCGGATGCAGTGCCTCCTCACTCTGGTACAGCATCTTCGGGTAGCTGTAGAAACTGGGCAGTACGGCGGCATAGAACAGAGCAAAGGCGGCGGCTGCGTAAATGGGTGCTCCGAACCAGGGCCACTTCTTATCCCTGGACTTGCCGCCATCCTTCTCCTCTGTGATGTCAAGGATTGAGAAAGACATCTGGAAGTTGAAATGCGAAAGTTATAGGTCGCAAGATTAGCATGGCAAGAAATAGACGTTCAACTTGAAAATTTGGCAAAGGAAATCTAACTCGAGTATTAAGAAaacgttgcatacttttaggcacTTAACAAAACGATATTCGCGCGTGGCACACACTTACGATATAGGATCGCGAATAATTTACAATTATCTCAT
This genomic window contains:
- the LOC120445820 gene encoding endoplasmic reticulum metallopeptidase 1, encoding MSFSILDITEEKDGGKSRDKKWPWFGAPIYAAAAFALFYAAVLPSFYSYPKMLYQSEEALHPDEFIGERAMRQLAEYSAIGNKMSGSINNEVHTINFLMREIQKIKDEARLDLYDIEVDTQYSSGGFHLWGMTISYTNLSNVIVKISQKSSDNENYLLVNSHYDSEVQTPAAGDDGVMVVVMLETLRVISRSEKTLTHPVVFLFNGAEEACMLGSHGFITQHKWSKNCKALVNLDSTGAGGREVLFQTGPNHPWLAKYYQASVPHPYAQTLAEELFQHNFIPSDTDFRIFRDYGGVPGLDMASVMNGYVYHTEFDNFKNVEYGTYQSTGENVLPLIWALANAPELDNTTAYEKGHTVYYDFLGWFMMTYTESVSIAINVVVSVAAFVCIGTSLYIMTLDNGADAPKAVVMRFAIIFLVQAGTLFVACGLTLLVAVFMQGVGLAESWYYGKWMVFGLYFCTLFFAFGILPATYIGYTKRKTNMKLDQTIACFMHAQCILLALLCIIMTIMAIRSSYFFMVGIFFYTLSVLLQIVLKLTLKKSYFVTVHLLFQLLPFFFYTYICYATLVTFVPMEGRDGPESTPDIMISLFIIATTINYAGFVIPIMHKFRNPKIVFSSFGVITIIFIILACTSAGFPFAKQLAPQRYYVLHTQRTFHNLDGTSKQDSGYYIQPVDTRLHELDDTTFKNAEPESWTAATCAAEPYCGLPLYSGRWIEWKDSARWIYSSPPVIPLNINLTQVSKNSLVGNKVRYEYNLRASDRVMMYIDPLENVKVTDWSFDHTPLLEEHTPPYLIYAIYSQTEEPLNFWVELEHEESNTDGPYMKLVVSEHFQYHPEHYTEEFKEFLATFPDWTYTTDWFSALESWIV